A region from the Cryptosporangium arvum DSM 44712 genome encodes:
- a CDS encoding heme-dependent oxidative N-demethylase family protein, translating to MISRFPFPFRADTFRYGTNVERARVPVRTEAGSWGSSVIDVDSAYCAELAERARILASDPGRLVVRPSAGPACWDALVTVLRELSDSRPDAMRLDVAGERYRWRNDLLGVDVAFREGDELPGGPLGFLGSQIQDDIVLLDQRDGALWMEAGLVTFAAGWSVAFDVGMTFTEIHGPVPRVHEDGVVARAERFLMRLQPGDEYRRTNWSATLDGRLDQSTEAYPVWGPVRSAAGSLAGDELARRLYLRVEVQHLIRLGHSGAILFLIRTYLASLARIATVPAWRRRFGRVLAELPEDMASYKGLAPFRAAAVEWLLRSSPAAPGAGE from the coding sequence GTGATCTCCCGGTTCCCGTTCCCGTTCCGGGCCGACACCTTCCGGTACGGCACGAACGTCGAGCGTGCCCGTGTGCCGGTGCGCACGGAGGCGGGCTCGTGGGGCTCGTCCGTGATCGACGTCGACTCGGCGTACTGCGCCGAGTTGGCCGAGCGGGCCCGGATCCTGGCGTCGGATCCGGGCCGGCTCGTCGTCCGGCCGTCGGCCGGACCGGCGTGCTGGGACGCGTTGGTCACGGTCCTGCGCGAGCTCTCGGACTCCCGTCCCGACGCGATGCGGCTGGACGTCGCGGGCGAGCGGTACCGGTGGCGCAACGACCTCCTCGGGGTCGACGTCGCCTTCCGGGAGGGCGACGAGCTGCCGGGTGGCCCGCTGGGGTTCCTCGGCAGCCAGATCCAGGACGACATCGTGCTGCTCGACCAGCGCGACGGCGCGCTGTGGATGGAAGCCGGGCTGGTCACGTTCGCGGCCGGGTGGTCGGTGGCGTTCGACGTCGGGATGACGTTCACCGAGATCCACGGGCCGGTGCCCCGGGTGCACGAGGACGGGGTGGTGGCGCGGGCCGAACGGTTCCTGATGCGCCTGCAACCCGGCGACGAGTACCGGCGCACGAACTGGTCGGCGACGCTCGACGGGCGGCTCGACCAGTCGACCGAGGCCTACCCGGTGTGGGGGCCGGTCCGGTCGGCGGCCGGGTCGCTAGCCGGGGACGAGCTGGCGCGCCGGCTGTACCTGCGGGTCGAGGTGCAGCATCTGATCCGGTTGGGCCACTCGGGGGCGATTCTGTTCCTGATCCGGACGTACCTGGCCTCGCTCGCGCGGATCGCGACCGTGCCCGCGTGGCGCCGGCGGTTCGGGCGCGTGCTCGCCGAACTTCCCGAGGACATGGCGTCCTACAAGGGTCTGGCGCCGTTCAGGGCCGCCGCGGTGGAGTGGCTGCTGCGGTCGTCCCCCGCGGCACCAGGTGCGGGGGAGTGA
- a CDS encoding aldo/keto reductase — protein MTLNAGAAGTIDVGGDLTVNRLGFGAMRITGTGVWGDPPDREVAKAVLRRAVELGVNFIDTADSYGPNVSEELIAEALYPYADDLVIATKGGLTRTGPGQWPVNGTPEHLVKALDGSLKRLKLEQIPLYQFHRPDPNVPIEESLGVLIEAKNAGKIRHLGVSNFDETQIAIAQGLTPVVSVQNRYNVEDRSSETVVDLAEQSQFVFLPWAPISGDIAAVKDAAVDHGVSPRQVVLAWLLARSPQILPIPGTGSIEHLEDNIAAASLRLSPAEVAAITG, from the coding sequence ATGACTCTCAACGCCGGAGCGGCCGGCACCATCGACGTCGGTGGGGACCTCACCGTCAACCGTCTCGGGTTCGGCGCGATGCGCATCACCGGGACCGGTGTCTGGGGCGACCCGCCGGACCGTGAGGTCGCCAAAGCCGTCCTGCGCCGGGCCGTCGAGCTCGGCGTCAACTTCATCGACACCGCCGACTCGTACGGCCCGAACGTCAGCGAGGAGCTGATCGCCGAGGCCCTGTACCCCTACGCCGACGACCTGGTCATCGCCACCAAGGGCGGCCTGACCCGCACCGGGCCGGGCCAGTGGCCGGTCAACGGCACGCCGGAGCACCTGGTCAAGGCGCTCGACGGCAGCCTCAAGCGGTTGAAGCTGGAGCAGATCCCGCTGTACCAGTTCCACCGTCCCGACCCGAACGTACCGATCGAGGAGTCCCTCGGCGTCCTGATCGAGGCCAAGAACGCCGGCAAGATCCGGCACCTCGGGGTCTCGAACTTCGACGAGACCCAGATCGCGATCGCCCAGGGCCTCACGCCGGTCGTCTCGGTGCAGAACCGCTACAACGTCGAGGACCGGTCCTCGGAGACGGTCGTCGACCTCGCCGAGCAGTCGCAGTTCGTGTTCCTGCCCTGGGCGCCGATCAGCGGCGACATCGCCGCGGTGAAGGACGCCGCGGTCGACCACGGGGTCTCGCCGCGGCAGGTCGTGCTGGCATGGCTGCTGGCGCGTTCACCGCAGATCCTGCCGATCCCCGGCACCGGCTCGATCGAGCACCTCGAGGACAACATCGCGGCGGCGTCGCTGCGGCTCTCGCCGGCCGAGGTCGCGGCCATCACGGGGTGA
- a CDS encoding SDR family NAD(P)-dependent oxidoreductase — protein MTTTFITGANKSLGFESARRLIEAGHTVIVGARDPERGRAAAAELNARFVQIDVTDDASVAAAAADVAAHEGHVDVLINNAGVPGVNPPPAEITGDDARAVFETNVVGVVRVTHAFLPLLSRSGAPVIVNVGSGLGSFGVTHDPERFESTFAMPLYDASKAALSMLTTQYAKALPQMRINVVDPGYTATDFNGHSGPQTISEGTDAIVALATIGSDGPTGTFQDRHGAVPW, from the coding sequence ATGACCACCACGTTCATCACCGGGGCCAACAAGAGCCTCGGCTTCGAGTCCGCCCGCCGCCTGATCGAGGCCGGCCACACCGTGATCGTCGGCGCCCGCGACCCCGAGCGCGGCCGAGCCGCCGCCGCGGAACTCAACGCCCGTTTCGTCCAGATCGACGTGACCGACGACGCCTCCGTCGCCGCGGCCGCCGCCGACGTCGCCGCCCACGAGGGCCACGTCGACGTCCTGATCAACAACGCGGGTGTCCCCGGCGTCAACCCGCCGCCGGCCGAGATCACCGGCGACGACGCCCGCGCGGTCTTCGAGACGAACGTCGTCGGCGTCGTGCGGGTGACCCACGCGTTCCTGCCGCTGCTGAGCAGGTCCGGCGCGCCGGTGATCGTCAACGTCGGCAGTGGCCTGGGCTCGTTCGGTGTCACCCATGACCCGGAGCGCTTCGAGTCGACGTTCGCGATGCCGCTGTACGACGCGTCCAAGGCCGCCCTCTCGATGCTGACCACGCAGTACGCGAAGGCGCTCCCGCAGATGCGGATCAACGTCGTCGACCCGGGTTACACCGCCACCGACTTCAACGGCCACAGCGGCCCGCAGACGATCAGCGAGGGCACCGACGCGATCGTCGCGCTGGCCACGATCGGCTCCGACGGCCCCACCGGAACCTTCCAGGATCGGCACGGGGCAGTTCCCTGGTGA
- a CDS encoding helix-turn-helix transcriptional regulator, whose product MQTLGETLRIWRDRLSPVDVGIPSAGGRRALGLRREELASLAGLSVDYVVRLEQGRATTPSPQVVAALARALQLGTCERDHLYRLAGLAPPSPGLVSDFVSPGVQRLLTRLGEIPLGVFRADWTLIRWSPLWAALIGDPAEFPADRNLIRGVFGLTGARALAHWPVVSEYGPDVLDAALVSDLRAAAATYPDDPELAALIADARAGSSRFAELWATGAVGVHIADRKTVQHPVVGPITLDCDVLTVPCADLRIVTYTAPAGSEDAGKLDFLRVVPAALP is encoded by the coding sequence ATGCAGACGCTCGGTGAGACGCTCCGGATCTGGCGTGATCGGCTGTCGCCGGTCGACGTCGGGATCCCGTCCGCGGGCGGGCGGCGGGCGCTCGGGCTCCGCCGGGAGGAGCTGGCGAGCCTGGCCGGGCTCTCGGTCGACTACGTCGTGCGGCTCGAGCAGGGCCGGGCCACCACCCCGTCGCCGCAGGTCGTGGCCGCGCTGGCGCGCGCGCTCCAGCTCGGGACGTGCGAGCGCGATCATCTGTACCGGCTGGCCGGGCTGGCCCCGCCGTCGCCGGGCCTGGTCTCCGACTTCGTCTCGCCCGGCGTGCAGCGGCTGCTGACCCGGCTCGGCGAGATCCCGCTCGGGGTCTTCCGCGCGGACTGGACGCTGATCCGGTGGAGCCCGCTGTGGGCGGCGCTGATCGGGGATCCCGCGGAGTTCCCCGCCGACCGCAACCTGATCCGGGGGGTGTTCGGGCTGACCGGCGCGCGGGCGCTCGCGCACTGGCCGGTGGTGTCGGAGTACGGGCCGGACGTGCTGGACGCGGCGCTGGTCTCGGACCTGCGCGCGGCCGCGGCGACCTACCCGGACGACCCGGAGCTCGCGGCGTTGATCGCGGACGCCCGGGCCGGGAGCAGCCGGTTCGCCGAGCTCTGGGCCACCGGGGCGGTCGGGGTGCACATCGCCGACCGGAAGACGGTCCAGCACCCGGTGGTGGGCCCGATCACGCTGGACTGCGACGTGCTGACGGTTCCGTGCGCGGATCTGCGGATCGTGACGTACACGGCACCGGCCGGCTCGGAGGACGCGGGGAAGCTGGACTTCCTGCGGGTGGTACCGGCCGCGCTGCCGTGA
- a CDS encoding sensor histidine kinase, with the protein MRIASTLAVLVVTAMDVWWNPPGTPEPDAISYTLIVLSGLALFVRHRAPLPALLLCAGVYTAWTIQGQRGELLLLPAAVALYTVAVRSGRRRTLVVGAAAVLWSSTLEWFVVDRSSAPGAAFAWPVVALLLGEVVRARRELQTRAAAERERDIARERVRIARDVHDVVAHVLAGVTVQMGVAVAAVDRDPAAARAALQQARTASRGALAELRTSVALLRHGGPTADGEPLPGLADLPALVDGVRPAGLDVRLDVDAGELPAVLGLTVYRIVQEALTNVVRHARATSAVVTVARGPDAVRVDVVDDGTGGSGGPPGFGILGMTERAAGVGGRLDAGPGPERGFRVRAVLPLPPGEEP; encoded by the coding sequence ATGCGGATCGCGTCGACGCTCGCGGTCCTCGTGGTCACCGCGATGGACGTCTGGTGGAACCCGCCCGGCACCCCGGAACCCGACGCGATCAGCTACACCCTGATCGTCCTCTCCGGACTCGCGCTGTTCGTCCGGCACCGCGCTCCGCTGCCCGCCCTGCTGCTGTGTGCCGGCGTCTACACGGCCTGGACGATCCAGGGCCAGCGCGGCGAGCTGCTCCTGCTGCCGGCCGCGGTGGCCCTCTACACGGTCGCGGTACGCAGCGGACGCCGCCGCACGCTTGTCGTCGGCGCCGCCGCGGTGCTCTGGTCGTCCACGCTCGAATGGTTTGTCGTCGACCGGTCCAGCGCCCCCGGCGCCGCGTTCGCCTGGCCGGTCGTCGCGCTGCTGCTCGGCGAGGTGGTCCGGGCCCGGCGCGAGTTGCAGACCCGGGCCGCGGCGGAGCGGGAGCGCGACATCGCCCGTGAACGCGTACGCATCGCCCGTGACGTCCACGACGTGGTCGCGCACGTGCTGGCCGGGGTGACCGTGCAGATGGGCGTCGCGGTCGCCGCCGTCGACCGCGATCCGGCCGCCGCTCGCGCGGCCCTCCAGCAGGCCCGGACGGCGAGTCGCGGCGCGCTGGCCGAACTCCGCACGTCGGTCGCGCTGCTCCGCCACGGCGGGCCGACGGCCGACGGCGAACCGCTCCCCGGCCTGGCCGACCTCCCCGCGCTCGTCGACGGCGTGCGCCCGGCCGGCCTCGACGTACGGCTCGACGTGGACGCCGGTGAGCTACCCGCCGTGCTCGGGCTGACCGTGTACCGCATCGTCCAGGAAGCGCTGACGAACGTGGTCCGGCACGCCCGGGCCACGTCCGCCGTGGTGACCGTCGCCCGAGGTCCGGACGCCGTGCGGGTGGACGTCGTCGACGACGGCACCGGCGGCAGCGGCGGTCCGCCCGGGTTCGGGATCCTGGGCATGACCGAGCGGGCGGCCGGCGTCGGCGGGCGGCTGGACGCGGGGCCGGGGCCGGAGCGGGGCTTCCGGGTCCGGGCGGTGCTCCCCCTGCCTCCCGGGGAGGAGCCGTGA
- a CDS encoding response regulator transcription factor, translating to MTIRLVLADDQTIVRAGFRALFDLTDDLQVVGEAADGPSAVTVTRRTRPDVVLMDIRMPGHDGLEAARRILADPGPHPTRVLVLTTFGLDEYVFDALSAGASGFLLKDVDPDDLYAAVRAVAAGGSLLDPAVTRAVVDELTRLRGALTGVERLDVLTDRERDVVALVARGLTNEQIGARLAISPLTAKTHVSRALIKLGLRDRVQLVVLAYETGLVRAGDPPRPPR from the coding sequence GTGACGATCCGGCTGGTGCTCGCCGACGACCAGACGATCGTCCGCGCCGGATTCCGCGCCCTCTTCGACCTCACCGACGACCTGCAGGTGGTGGGTGAGGCCGCGGACGGCCCGAGCGCGGTCACCGTGACCCGGCGCACCCGGCCGGACGTCGTCCTGATGGACATCCGGATGCCGGGCCACGACGGGCTGGAGGCCGCCCGCCGGATCCTCGCCGACCCCGGCCCGCACCCCACCCGGGTCCTCGTCCTCACGACGTTCGGCCTGGACGAGTACGTGTTCGACGCGCTCAGCGCGGGCGCGAGCGGCTTCCTGCTCAAGGACGTCGACCCCGACGACCTGTACGCGGCGGTGCGGGCGGTCGCGGCCGGCGGCAGCCTGCTCGACCCGGCCGTGACCAGGGCGGTGGTCGACGAGCTGACCCGGCTGCGCGGGGCGCTCACCGGCGTCGAGCGGCTGGACGTGCTCACCGACCGCGAGCGGGACGTGGTGGCACTCGTCGCGCGCGGGCTGACCAACGAGCAGATCGGCGCCCGGCTGGCGATCAGCCCGCTCACCGCGAAGACCCACGTGAGCCGGGCGTTGATCAAGCTCGGCCTGCGTGACCGCGTCCAACTCGTGGTGCTGGCCTACGAGACCGGGCTGGTGCGGGCCGGCGACCCGCCCCGCCCACCGCGGTGA
- a CDS encoding ATP-binding cassette domain-containing protein, whose product MIRTEHLTKRYGRTLAVDDLTFDVRPGLVTGFLGPNGAGKSTTMRLILGLDPPSAGSVLVGGRAYRELRTPLHEVGALLDGRAFHPGRSARDHLRWLAESNGIPRRRVDAVLGQVGLTDVARQRTRTYSLGMGQRLGVAAALLGDPAVLILDEPVNGLDTDGIRWLRTLLRDLADEGRTVLLSSHLMSEIELIADRLLVIGGGRLLADAGTAGFLASASASYTVVGTPEAARLRDALVGAGATAEADRPDRLRVAGIDTRQIGEIAAAQRIVLHELTPHRDSLEDAYTRLVAGTGSHRATEITA is encoded by the coding sequence ATGATCCGGACCGAACACCTCACCAAACGCTACGGGCGGACGCTCGCCGTCGACGACCTCACGTTCGACGTCCGGCCCGGGCTGGTCACCGGGTTCCTCGGGCCCAACGGAGCGGGCAAGTCGACCACGATGCGGCTCATCCTCGGCCTGGACCCGCCGTCCGCGGGCTCGGTGCTGGTCGGCGGGCGCGCCTACCGGGAGCTGCGGACGCCGCTGCACGAGGTCGGCGCCCTGCTCGACGGGCGGGCGTTCCACCCCGGGCGCAGCGCCCGCGACCACCTGCGCTGGCTGGCCGAGAGCAACGGCATTCCGCGCCGCCGGGTCGACGCGGTGCTCGGGCAGGTCGGCCTGACCGACGTCGCCCGGCAGCGGACGAGGACGTACTCGCTGGGCATGGGCCAGCGGCTCGGCGTCGCGGCCGCGCTGCTCGGCGACCCTGCGGTGCTGATCCTCGACGAGCCGGTCAACGGGCTCGACACCGACGGGATCCGCTGGCTGCGCACGCTGCTGCGCGATCTGGCCGACGAGGGGCGGACCGTGCTGCTCTCCAGCCACCTGATGAGCGAGATCGAGCTGATCGCCGACCGCCTGCTGGTGATCGGCGGCGGGCGGTTGCTCGCCGACGCCGGGACAGCCGGCTTCCTCGCGTCGGCATCGGCGTCGTACACCGTGGTGGGCACACCGGAAGCCGCGCGGTTACGGGACGCGCTGGTCGGCGCGGGAGCGACGGCCGAGGCGGACCGGCCGGACCGGCTGCGGGTGGCCGGGATCGACACGCGGCAGATCGGGGAGATCGCCGCCGCGCAGCGGATCGTCCTGCACGAGCTCACCCCGCACCGGGACTCCCTGGAGGACGCCTACACCCGCCTGGTGGCGGGCACCGGCTCCCATCGCGCGACGGAGATCACGGCATGA
- a CDS encoding ABC transporter permease subunit, whose amino-acid sequence MNVLTAEWTKARTIRSTVGTLLVTAALTVGTALLVALTGSLHPGEPVLAAALGNSVLGLVGAGAFGVLMVSTEYSGGTIRATVAAVPRRSAVLLAKAAVTGAAVFVVALVASAVAFGGSALLLDRADHPLGNPLSGLLGAALCHVTAALLGLAFGSVLRSAAGGICAVAGLLLVPTLFGSLLGPAEPWVTGGTPVAALQKFAGATEAPGSVAAWPTVALVAGYTGAVLAGSVALFRRRDV is encoded by the coding sequence ATGAACGTGCTGACCGCGGAGTGGACGAAGGCGCGGACGATCCGGTCGACGGTCGGGACGCTGCTGGTGACGGCCGCGCTGACCGTGGGCACCGCGCTGCTGGTCGCGCTGACCGGAAGCCTGCACCCGGGCGAGCCGGTCCTGGCCGCGGCGCTGGGCAACAGTGTGCTGGGGCTGGTGGGGGCGGGTGCGTTCGGGGTGCTGATGGTCTCGACCGAGTACTCGGGAGGCACGATCCGGGCGACGGTGGCGGCGGTCCCGCGCCGGTCGGCGGTGCTGCTCGCCAAGGCCGCGGTGACCGGAGCGGCGGTCTTCGTGGTCGCGCTGGTCGCGTCGGCGGTGGCGTTCGGAGGGAGCGCGCTGCTCCTCGACCGGGCCGACCATCCGCTGGGGAATCCGCTGTCGGGGCTGCTCGGGGCGGCGCTGTGTCACGTGACCGCCGCGCTGCTCGGGCTCGCGTTCGGCTCGGTGCTGCGCAGCGCGGCCGGGGGCATCTGCGCGGTCGCCGGGCTGCTGCTCGTCCCGACGCTGTTCGGCTCCCTGCTCGGGCCGGCCGAGCCCTGGGTGACCGGGGGGACCCCGGTCGCCGCGCTGCAGAAGTTCGCCGGGGCGACCGAGGCGCCGGGCTCGGTGGCGGCCTGGCCGACGGTCGCGCTGGTGGCCGGATACACCGGCGCGGTGCTGGCCGGCAGCGTGGCGCTGTTCCGCCGCCGGGACGTCTAG
- a CDS encoding tetratricopeptide repeat protein, whose protein sequence is MRDRVVAGHTLLAEGRTAEAEQTLIEALPLLNAIGPHANSFLTLRLLGQCARTTGRLDTARAYYSRALDVAEALGDPDLAGAAVSGMAFVELAADDLGRADEYFRQAVQLVRTLAPGPGRVAVLRNYADLLVRVDDPRAATFYQEALDQPGLDAASRAAMLVSLGRELHRRGRVAAGTERLRSGAALFAEAGVDSETYAALVTLAGLARPTDPAVAADAFARAHDLARATLPPIDVRHYTDGFAARVRQVEAETERRAATGELPAVAPPAVLAASQGLGPDGVRSVIIGAPAMIGQRSLEEGVALTAAGRFADADAKLRMAEVMWSALGAAHVLPRVWVAQARLAASRGEAGAARPLLDRARVQAAALGDARTELAALTALAESVVETAQPRPPGGELPEDLRLLDVVAHASALAEFLAERGEPPETADAAAAALCVRYNAFDLAEHYLRRAAAGGGPEGPRASALAGLVTILTRRGVGRAEEVAALRERLASMADGSADPLVRAAAGGAVGRIAVAAGEWTDATWERLRDACAAYDALRAHPAGPDPHVEPPYLTAAEAAIRLGRFAEALTLCEAAPPSPASASLATPVPAGAVRVVFVPGACGVYALTAVPGRPVIGEVVSSAPGGPSPARCAAVVDAAAALAGPGSAPVVVSALGALYGSAVHRTADGSTRPGVSLLPTASARPPHPPTALPGRRGAVLVDPAGNDSFAGIAGAHAAARWDTEVRPVTAEALGAVLTPGSVVHLAGRVVVDERRPERTALLLTGPEGGPDAAADVAGLAALPWAGTIVVLGPGDGGVPAVLVRTLLEAGALAVVASATAVDGLTTAVLTSWLHDALTTAADDRLTVASVDEALAAVQKRLAAATGDDLLTWAADRPALCAEQLSVITDRAELKRPFPAGAPFVTYG, encoded by the coding sequence TTGCGCGACCGGGTCGTCGCCGGTCACACCCTGCTGGCCGAGGGGCGCACGGCCGAGGCCGAGCAGACGCTCATCGAGGCGTTGCCGCTGCTCAACGCCATCGGCCCGCACGCCAACTCGTTCCTGACGCTGCGCCTGCTCGGGCAGTGCGCACGCACCACCGGGCGGCTCGACACCGCCCGCGCCTACTACAGCCGCGCGCTCGACGTCGCCGAGGCGCTCGGCGATCCCGACCTGGCCGGTGCGGCGGTCAGCGGCATGGCGTTCGTCGAGCTCGCCGCCGACGATCTGGGCCGCGCCGACGAGTACTTCCGGCAGGCCGTGCAGCTGGTCCGCACGTTGGCGCCGGGGCCGGGCCGGGTCGCGGTGCTGCGTAACTACGCCGACCTGCTCGTCCGGGTCGACGACCCGCGGGCGGCCACGTTCTACCAGGAGGCCCTCGACCAGCCGGGGCTCGACGCCGCGAGCCGGGCGGCGATGCTCGTCTCGCTCGGGCGTGAGCTGCACCGGCGCGGGCGGGTCGCCGCCGGCACCGAGCGGCTGCGCAGCGGGGCGGCGCTGTTCGCCGAGGCCGGCGTGGACTCCGAGACGTACGCGGCGCTGGTGACGCTGGCCGGGCTGGCCCGCCCGACCGACCCCGCGGTCGCCGCGGACGCGTTCGCGCGGGCCCACGACCTGGCCCGCGCCACGCTGCCGCCGATCGACGTCCGGCACTACACCGACGGGTTCGCCGCGCGGGTGCGTCAGGTGGAGGCCGAGACCGAACGCCGCGCCGCCACCGGTGAGCTGCCCGCGGTGGCGCCGCCCGCGGTGCTGGCCGCCTCGCAGGGGCTCGGGCCGGACGGCGTGCGCTCGGTGATCATCGGTGCGCCCGCGATGATCGGGCAGCGGTCGCTGGAGGAGGGTGTCGCGCTGACCGCCGCGGGCCGCTTCGCCGACGCCGACGCGAAACTCCGGATGGCCGAGGTGATGTGGTCGGCGCTGGGCGCCGCCCACGTGCTGCCCCGGGTGTGGGTGGCGCAGGCCCGGCTGGCCGCGTCCCGGGGCGAGGCCGGTGCGGCGCGCCCGCTGCTCGACCGGGCCCGGGTCCAGGCCGCCGCGCTGGGGGACGCCCGCACCGAACTCGCCGCGCTGACCGCGCTCGCGGAGTCGGTGGTCGAGACGGCCCAGCCGCGTCCGCCGGGTGGGGAACTCCCCGAGGACCTGCGTCTGCTCGACGTGGTGGCGCACGCGTCCGCGCTGGCCGAGTTCCTCGCCGAGCGGGGCGAGCCACCCGAGACCGCGGACGCGGCGGCGGCCGCGCTGTGCGTGCGCTACAACGCGTTCGACCTGGCCGAGCACTACCTCCGCCGCGCGGCCGCCGGGGGTGGCCCGGAGGGGCCGCGGGCCAGCGCGCTGGCCGGGCTGGTGACGATCCTGACCCGGCGCGGGGTGGGCCGGGCCGAGGAGGTCGCGGCGCTGCGGGAACGGCTGGCGTCGATGGCCGACGGGAGCGCGGATCCGCTGGTCCGGGCGGCGGCCGGTGGTGCGGTGGGGCGGATCGCGGTGGCCGCGGGCGAGTGGACCGACGCGACCTGGGAGCGGCTGCGCGACGCCTGCGCGGCGTACGACGCGCTCCGGGCCCACCCGGCCGGGCCGGACCCGCACGTGGAGCCGCCGTACCTGACCGCGGCCGAGGCGGCGATCCGGCTGGGCCGGTTCGCCGAGGCCCTGACCCTGTGCGAGGCCGCACCCCCGTCGCCCGCGTCCGCGTCGCTCGCGACGCCCGTGCCCGCGGGCGCGGTGCGGGTGGTGTTCGTGCCCGGTGCGTGCGGGGTGTACGCGTTGACCGCCGTTCCCGGTCGGCCGGTGATCGGCGAGGTCGTGTCGTCCGCGCCCGGCGGCCCGTCCCCGGCCCGGTGCGCCGCGGTCGTCGACGCCGCGGCCGCACTGGCCGGACCGGGGTCCGCGCCCGTCGTCGTCAGTGCGCTCGGCGCGCTCTACGGCTCGGCGGTGCACCGCACCGCCGACGGCTCCACCCGCCCCGGTGTGTCGCTGCTCCCCACCGCGTCAGCGCGCCCCCCGCACCCGCCGACCGCGCTCCCGGGGCGGCGGGGTGCCGTGCTCGTCGACCCGGCCGGGAACGACTCGTTCGCCGGCATCGCCGGTGCGCACGCCGCCGCCCGCTGGGACACCGAGGTGCGGCCGGTCACCGCGGAGGCGCTCGGCGCGGTGCTGACCCCCGGCTCGGTCGTGCACCTGGCCGGCCGGGTCGTGGTCGACGAACGGCGCCCGGAGCGCACCGCGCTCCTCCTGACCGGCCCCGAGGGCGGCCCGGACGCCGCCGCCGACGTCGCCGGCCTGGCCGCGCTGCCCTGGGCCGGCACGATCGTCGTCCTCGGCCCCGGCGACGGCGGCGTACCGGCCGTCCTCGTCCGGACCCTCCTGGAGGCCGGCGCCCTGGCCGTGGTCGCCAGTGCCACCGCGGTGGACGGCCTCACCACCGCCGTCCTCACGTCCTGGCTCCACGACGCCCTGACCACCGCCGCCGACGACCGGCTCACGGTCGCGTCCGTCGACGAAGCCCTCGCCGCCGTCCAGAAGCGGCTGGCCGCCGCTACCGGCGACGACCTCCTCACCTGGGCCGCCGACCGGCCCGCTCTCTGCGCCGAGCAACTCTCCGTGATCACCGACCGCGCCGAACTCAAGCGCCCGTTCCCGGCCGGCGCGCCGTTCGTGACGTACGGCTAA